The Chrysoperla carnea chromosome X, inChrCarn1.1, whole genome shotgun sequence genome includes a region encoding these proteins:
- the LOC123302189 gene encoding GTP:AMP phosphotransferase AK3, mitochondrial: MLKVFKIAILGAPASGKGTISSRILKNYEFKHVSSGDLLRLHIKNNTSLGIEAKKYIDQGQLVPDHFMVKFILSELTKLNNQSWLLDGFPRTRSQAEQLWSAQPLNFVINLEVPFEVIIDRVKGRFIHLPSGRVYNTDFNAPKVQGKDDVTGEDLIQREDDKPEAVKKRLQIYEEMTKPVVEFYKEKSILHTFQGKTTNEIWPKIVKFLAENLK, from the exons atgttaaaagtatttaaaattgctATTTTGGGTGCCCCAGCCAGTGGAAAAGGAACTATATcatccagaatattaaaaaattatgaattcaaACATGTATCCAGTGGGGATTTGTTGcgattacatattaaaaataatacta gTTTAGGAATTGAagcgaaaaaatatattgaccAAGGACAGCTTGTTCCTGATCATTTTATGGTCAAATTTATCTTATCTGAGTTAACAAAGTTAAACAATCAAAGTTGGCTGTTAGAcg gCTTTCCGCGCACAAGATCTCAAGCTGAACAATTATGGAGTGCACAACccttaaattttgttattaatttagaaGTACCGTTTGAAGTGATCATTGATCGGGTTAAAGGTCGCTTTATTCACTTACCAAGTGGAAGAGTATATAATACTGATTTTAATGCACCAAAAGTACAA GGTAAAGATGACGTAACTGGTGAAGATTTAATTCAACGTGAAGATGATAAACCAGAGGCTGTGAAAAAACGCTTACAAATTTACGAAGAGATGACAAAACCGGTTGTAGAATTTTACAAGGAGAAATCTATTTTACACACTTTCCAGGGTAAAACTACAAATGAAATTTGGCCAAAGATTGTTAAGTTTCTAGCAGAAAAtcttaaataa